One genomic window of Sphingobacterium oryzagri includes the following:
- a CDS encoding isoaspartyl peptidase/L-asparaginase family protein: MKQFLSFCIFLLISNSSLLAQQAGKPNYVLAIHGGAGTIVKKNMSDSLERAYVAELTKSLKTGYAVLQAGGSSVDAVSAAIQIMEDSPLFNAGKGAVFNHDGVNEMDASIMDGATLKAGAIAGVHSIRNPITAAKAVMEQSEHVMMVGKGAEEFAASKGIVLVDPAYFWTQPRWDALQRILKRDAEATALDHDDKQSNRKKYIDEKFGTVGCVALDQQGHLAAGTSTGGMTNKKYGRVGDSPIIGAGNYANDQVAISCTGWGEFYIRTVAAYDVAAKVAYAHLPIAQAAKEVIGKIEALGGDGGMIVLDKKGEVTMPFNTEGMYRGTITADGSVEVSIYK, translated from the coding sequence ATGAAGCAATTTTTAAGTTTTTGTATTTTCCTCCTGATCAGTAACAGCTCTTTATTAGCACAGCAAGCTGGAAAGCCCAACTACGTTTTAGCCATACATGGTGGTGCAGGCACGATCGTGAAAAAGAATATGAGTGATTCGTTAGAGCGGGCATATGTTGCAGAGCTCACAAAGTCGCTAAAGACAGGTTACGCGGTGCTACAGGCAGGCGGTAGCAGTGTTGATGCGGTCAGCGCTGCTATCCAGATTATGGAAGACTCACCGCTCTTTAACGCTGGAAAAGGCGCCGTGTTTAACCACGATGGCGTCAACGAAATGGATGCCTCAATTATGGATGGCGCGACGCTAAAAGCGGGAGCCATTGCGGGTGTGCACAGCATCCGAAACCCGATAACGGCGGCAAAAGCCGTGATGGAGCAGTCTGAACATGTCATGATGGTGGGAAAAGGTGCTGAAGAATTTGCCGCGTCTAAAGGTATAGTGCTCGTTGATCCGGCCTATTTCTGGACACAACCGCGGTGGGATGCTTTGCAACGCATTTTAAAACGTGATGCCGAAGCGACGGCTTTGGATCATGATGACAAACAGAGTAACCGTAAAAAATATATCGATGAGAAATTTGGTACAGTAGGTTGCGTTGCCTTGGATCAGCAAGGTCATCTGGCTGCAGGCACGTCTACCGGGGGCATGACTAACAAAAAATACGGTCGTGTGGGCGATTCGCCGATTATTGGTGCGGGCAATTATGCGAATGATCAAGTTGCTATATCCTGCACGGGCTGGGGCGAGTTTTATATACGCACGGTCGCTGCTTACGATGTCGCAGCGAAGGTCGCTTACGCACATCTGCCCATTGCTCAAGCGGCAAAAGAAGTGATCGGTAAAATTGAAGCGCTGGGCGGCGATGGCGGTATGATTGTGCTTGATAAAAAAGGCGAAGTAACTATGCCGTTTAACACTGAAGGGATGTATCGTGGAACGATCACGGCAGATGGTAGTGTTGAAGTTTCGATCTATAAATAA
- a CDS encoding DUF5125 domain-containing protein, with translation MEKIRLKIMLLLTLATVVACQQDYKYPLGGGKPTLAVQQLASDAHFGDSISFTVAVGDDGTALSTLKAQLYFSGDMVSETTIRTANYGNYTGKIGIPFYKDVPNGSAELRFVLENVGMVKAEESKTLALTRPDFPFLNLITDKETIQLLRVAENEYRVTKDLPQKVKGYIQAPAFGANGNTLNFGWENETITLGSTQQIPFSYLTPGAYSISFNTRTYVASPFQSYMINGVEMRMLDDTHYTADLTLAADQEVVLTDFPSLDNWFIDTDFLRRTNGQLRFHAAAGKYRFTADFERNYFIIEAMSGNNLATLQADGTGAIWIIGEGVGKPNLSNQVGWTTEKALCLAPIGGKKYRVTLVGGQSIANNNINFKFFHQKGWGGEFKNDGLSSTSDIIFIGNGSNGRDPGNLGVLSGKQLLNGTIYELIVDLSAGNDKAVLRVQAK, from the coding sequence ATGGAAAAGATACGCTTAAAAATCATGCTATTGTTGACATTGGCTACTGTAGTCGCCTGTCAGCAGGATTATAAATATCCGTTGGGCGGTGGAAAGCCCACGTTGGCTGTGCAACAGCTGGCCAGCGATGCACATTTTGGTGATAGTATTTCCTTTACCGTAGCGGTGGGAGATGACGGGACGGCATTATCGACGTTGAAAGCACAATTGTATTTTAGCGGCGATATGGTGAGCGAAACCACTATCCGTACCGCAAATTATGGCAATTATACCGGCAAGATCGGCATTCCATTTTACAAAGATGTTCCCAATGGCAGCGCAGAGTTACGGTTTGTTCTCGAAAATGTTGGGATGGTGAAGGCTGAAGAGTCGAAAACGTTGGCCTTAACACGTCCCGATTTTCCTTTCCTCAACCTTATTACCGACAAGGAAACCATTCAACTGTTGCGCGTTGCTGAAAATGAATACCGGGTAACCAAGGATCTTCCGCAAAAGGTGAAAGGTTATATCCAGGCGCCGGCTTTTGGCGCTAATGGCAATACCTTAAACTTCGGTTGGGAAAATGAAACGATAACGCTGGGCAGCACACAGCAAATTCCATTTTCCTATCTTACCCCCGGCGCGTATAGCATCTCCTTCAATACACGTACCTATGTTGCATCACCTTTTCAAAGCTATATGATCAACGGTGTAGAAATGCGCATGCTTGACGATACGCATTATACAGCCGATCTCACCCTGGCGGCCGATCAGGAAGTGGTATTGACTGATTTCCCGTCGTTAGACAATTGGTTTATCGATACTGATTTTTTACGACGCACAAATGGGCAGCTCCGTTTCCATGCGGCAGCAGGTAAATACCGATTTACGGCAGATTTTGAGCGTAATTATTTTATTATTGAAGCGATGAGTGGTAATAACCTGGCTACCCTGCAAGCCGATGGCACCGGCGCAATCTGGATTATCGGCGAGGGTGTCGGCAAGCCAAATCTAAGTAACCAAGTAGGCTGGACGACGGAAAAAGCACTATGCTTAGCGCCGATAGGCGGTAAAAAATATCGTGTTACATTGGTTGGCGGGCAGTCTATCGCCAATAACAACATCAACTTTAAGTTTTTCCATCAAAAAGGTTGGGGAGGCGAGTTTAAAAATGACGGCTTATCCAGTACGAGCGATATTATTTTTATTGGCAACGGTAGTAATGGTCGAGATCCGGGAAACCTGGGTGTCCTTTCAGGCAAGCAATTGCTTAATGGCACAATCTACGAGTTGATCGTCGATCTCTCTGCCGGGAATGATAAAGCAGTACTTCGCGTTCAGGCGAAATAG
- a CDS encoding glycoside hydrolase family 30 protein, with the protein MKNLKKTICFGSLFSMMIVACGSSGKSEAVPQPPAEPQTGDVKIYTTTAARTQEFKLSYVNFGSGVNMSPRTIRLDENVRYQTMDGFGAAITGSTAYNLLKMTQADRTQFLKETFSVSEGMGQSYIRIAIGCSDFSLSEYTLNDQVGIEHFALQEEELNYVIPVLKEILAINPAIKVLGSPWTAPKWMKVNDLTNLAAYDSWTGGHLNPKYYQDYASYFVKWIQAMQQAGIAIHAITPQNEPLNPQNSASMLMYWDEQRDFVRDALGPKLQQAGLHTKIYAFDHNYNYDNMSSQEDYPIKIYDDAKAASYFAGAAYHNYGGDKAELLDVHNKAPEKELIFTETSIGTWNNGQNLGKRLVEDMKEVALGTINHWSRAVIVWNLMLDSERGPNREGGCQTCFGAVDINIADYKTIKKNSHYFIIGHLSAVVKPGAIRIGTSGLTEEGVVVSAFKNPDNSYAVVLANDNNTNKRITFADGKNYFSYEIPAQAVVSYSWK; encoded by the coding sequence ATGAAAAATTTAAAGAAAACAATATGCTTCGGCAGTCTATTTAGCATGATGATCGTGGCCTGCGGTTCCAGCGGCAAAAGCGAGGCCGTGCCCCAGCCACCTGCAGAACCGCAGACTGGCGATGTCAAGATTTATACAACAACGGCTGCGCGTACGCAGGAGTTTAAGCTATCGTATGTCAATTTCGGTAGCGGTGTCAACATGTCGCCACGCACGATCCGCTTAGACGAAAATGTGCGTTATCAAACCATGGATGGCTTTGGCGCGGCCATTACAGGGTCTACGGCCTATAATTTGTTGAAAATGACTCAGGCAGATCGTACGCAGTTTCTGAAAGAAACATTCTCCGTAAGCGAGGGCATGGGACAAAGTTATATCCGCATCGCGATTGGTTGTTCCGATTTCTCGTTGAGTGAATACACGTTGAATGATCAAGTTGGTATCGAACATTTTGCGTTACAAGAAGAAGAATTAAACTATGTCATTCCCGTTTTAAAAGAAATTTTGGCTATCAATCCTGCCATCAAAGTGTTAGGATCGCCATGGACCGCACCGAAATGGATGAAAGTAAACGATCTGACTAACTTAGCGGCTTACGATTCATGGACTGGCGGACACCTTAATCCCAAATATTACCAGGATTATGCCAGTTATTTTGTGAAATGGATTCAGGCAATGCAGCAGGCGGGCATCGCTATTCATGCCATTACACCGCAAAACGAGCCGCTGAATCCGCAAAACTCAGCATCTATGCTGATGTATTGGGATGAACAGCGCGATTTTGTGCGCGATGCACTCGGACCAAAACTGCAACAAGCTGGTTTGCACACCAAGATCTATGCTTTTGATCATAATTATAATTATGATAATATGAGCAGCCAGGAAGATTATCCAATCAAAATCTACGACGATGCCAAGGCCGCTTCATACTTCGCGGGTGCTGCTTATCACAATTACGGAGGCGATAAAGCAGAATTACTGGATGTGCACAACAAAGCACCAGAAAAAGAATTGATTTTCACGGAAACATCCATCGGAACATGGAATAACGGACAAAATCTTGGAAAGCGCCTGGTCGAAGATATGAAGGAAGTAGCGCTCGGTACGATCAACCATTGGAGCCGTGCTGTGATCGTGTGGAATTTAATGTTAGACTCCGAGCGAGGGCCTAATCGGGAGGGTGGTTGCCAAACGTGTTTTGGTGCTGTGGATATCAATATTGCCGATTACAAAACGATCAAGAAAAACTCGCACTATTTTATTATCGGCCATCTGTCAGCCGTGGTCAAGCCCGGTGCGATACGTATCGGTACAAGCGGACTGACGGAAGAAGGCGTTGTCGTATCGGCTTTTAAAAATCCGGATAACAGCTATGCCGTGGTCTTGGCCAACGACAATAATACTAACAAACGCATCACATTTGCCGACGGCAAAAATTATTTCAGCTACGAGATACCGGCTCAAGCTGTGGTTTCATATTCTTGGAAATAA
- a CDS encoding RagB/SusD family nutrient uptake outer membrane protein — MKRYFIYSIVWITGIATLASCSLVRDPLEAYSDVTEGVNEAGEYVAFKDKAAVLSHRQSMYDQIRDRQEHWYLDLLLVGDAHADNAYAGTTGAEVLPFENNSIEGSNSVLGRDWGRYMEDVARANKLIVYVDSVDDNSLTTAERTLYKAEAKIFRALVYFDMVRLWGDVPLITTVARDITSENIGEVYESYFPMQSTEKEVYEQIQQDLLEALPHAPANNAQDKTRFSKSVARALLAKIYAEKPLRDYNKVIQYADELAADGFALEQDYSNLFGMNAGNTDAKMRNTSESILEGQFFAGNGNWVTWMFGRDLTNYNSNFTWAKWVTPSRDLINAFQQEGDQVRLNQSVVYYQTTWSNYYPASNYPFIYKLRSAVNSIIKYRYADILLLKAEALIQRDSPDLTAAAAIIDQVRARVNLAPLPAATRGNRAALLDALLKERRLELAFEGQRWFDLVRLDRVEPVMNAVYAKDSGRRAQVYPFTNYSYRLPIPQSILDQNPNLKQNLGY; from the coding sequence ATGAAAAGATATTTTATCTACAGTATAGTTTGGATAACTGGTATCGCAACATTAGCGAGCTGTTCTCTCGTCCGTGATCCTTTAGAAGCCTACTCCGATGTTACCGAGGGCGTCAACGAAGCCGGCGAATACGTCGCGTTTAAAGATAAAGCAGCCGTGCTTAGTCATCGGCAGTCTATGTATGATCAAATACGTGATCGGCAGGAGCACTGGTATCTCGATTTGCTTTTGGTTGGCGATGCACATGCAGATAATGCCTATGCTGGAACGACGGGTGCAGAGGTTTTACCGTTTGAGAACAATTCTATTGAAGGTTCCAATTCTGTTTTAGGCCGCGACTGGGGACGCTATATGGAAGATGTAGCGCGCGCAAACAAATTGATCGTTTACGTAGATTCTGTAGACGACAATAGCTTAACCACGGCCGAACGCACATTGTACAAAGCCGAAGCCAAGATATTTCGTGCGCTTGTCTACTTTGATATGGTGCGCTTATGGGGTGATGTGCCGCTTATTACTACCGTGGCGCGCGACATAACGTCAGAAAATATTGGGGAAGTATATGAATCCTATTTTCCGATGCAAAGCACGGAAAAGGAGGTGTATGAGCAAATTCAGCAAGATTTATTAGAGGCGCTTCCTCATGCACCGGCAAATAATGCACAAGATAAAACACGGTTCAGCAAATCGGTTGCGCGTGCCCTGCTCGCCAAAATCTATGCAGAAAAGCCTTTACGAGATTACAATAAAGTTATTCAATATGCCGATGAGCTTGCGGCAGATGGCTTTGCATTAGAGCAAGATTACAGCAATTTATTTGGCATGAATGCTGGCAATACAGATGCAAAAATGCGCAACACGAGTGAATCCATTTTGGAAGGACAGTTTTTCGCCGGAAACGGCAATTGGGTAACCTGGATGTTTGGTCGCGATTTAACCAACTACAATTCCAACTTTACCTGGGCTAAATGGGTTACGCCATCGCGCGATTTGATCAATGCCTTTCAGCAAGAGGGTGATCAGGTTCGGTTAAACCAATCGGTGGTGTACTATCAAACTACGTGGAGCAATTATTATCCGGCTAGCAATTATCCGTTTATATATAAGCTTCGTTCGGCTGTCAACAGCATCATTAAATACCGCTATGCCGATATTCTTTTGCTGAAGGCCGAAGCGCTGATACAACGGGATAGTCCCGATCTGACCGCCGCAGCGGCTATTATTGATCAGGTTCGCGCACGTGTCAACCTGGCTCCATTACCAGCAGCTACACGCGGAAATCGTGCAGCACTGCTGGATGCGTTATTAAAAGAACGCCGATTGGAACTAGCTTTTGAAGGGCAGCGCTGGTTTGATCTGGTTCGTTTGGATCGGGTAGAGCCCGTTATGAATGCCGTGTATGCAAAAGACAGCGGCCGTCGTGCACAGGTTTATCCGTTTACAAACTATTCGTACCGCTTGCCGATACCGCAAAGCATACTTGATCAAAATCCCAATTTAAAACAAAATTTAGGCTACTAA